One genomic window of Paenisporosarcina antarctica includes the following:
- a CDS encoding DUF1850 domain-containing protein produces the protein MKKRTILSFGVIMISIFLLSAFIPYKWSFVFFEQRTTHTVAYLPLQNEKSFQIRYTHSIHLSDVLETYKVSKRHNIQLSSLEYEDFAIGMPSGAGKGENFVEKEGKYYITNMSQVFPSFDLHVGDIERDLAFRYVDYEYNLKNYLTRGETYTFQVARLSLVDQVKGARLRER, from the coding sequence ATGAAAAAACGCACAATCCTTTCTTTTGGTGTAATTATGATAAGCATATTTCTCCTAAGTGCGTTTATCCCTTATAAATGGAGTTTTGTCTTCTTCGAGCAACGGACAACTCATACAGTTGCCTATCTTCCCCTTCAAAATGAGAAGAGTTTCCAAATTCGATATACGCATTCTATTCATTTATCAGATGTTTTAGAAACATATAAAGTTTCTAAAAGACATAATATTCAACTTTCATCCCTCGAATATGAAGATTTTGCAATTGGTATGCCATCTGGAGCAGGAAAAGGAGAGAACTTTGTCGAAAAAGAGGGTAAGTATTACATAACGAATATGTCACAAGTTTTTCCTTCATTTGATTTACATGTGGGAGATATTGAACGTGATTTAGCATTTCGTTATGTTGATTATGAATATAATTTAAAAAACTATTTAACGAGAGGCGAAACGTATACTTTCCAAGTAGCACGTTTGTCACTTGTTGATCAAGTGAAAGGAGCGAGGCTTCGTGAGCGATAA
- a CDS encoding TAXI family TRAP transporter solute-binding subunit — protein sequence MKKKQLGILAALGLSAALVLSACGSGSSSDSDGSSEKEEEYKFLSIVTGGTTGTYYALGGTLAQIIKTETGVDTTAEVSQASAANMTALKDGKAEIAFVQTDIAYYATAGEFMFEGDAIDSISAIGALYPETVQLVTISKTGITSYDDLRGKKVSVGAPGSGTFANAEQLLEIHGMTMDDIQAQNLDFGESQESIQSGQIDAAFITSGTPTGAVESLNALSEVVIVPVEDAKADELLEKYPYYAKETIPAGTYGMTEEVPTVSVLAMLAVSNELPEDLVYDITKAIYENTDKIMHPKGEFIKAETALDGIDIDVHPGAQKYFDEAGVGK from the coding sequence ATGAAAAAAAAGCAACTAGGAATTCTTGCAGCACTGGGACTATCTGCAGCTTTAGTATTAAGCGCGTGTGGCAGTGGTAGCAGTAGTGATAGTGATGGTAGCAGTGAAAAGGAAGAAGAGTACAAGTTTTTAAGCATCGTTACGGGTGGTACAACTGGTACTTATTACGCACTAGGTGGAACTCTTGCACAAATTATTAAGACTGAAACAGGCGTAGATACAACTGCAGAGGTATCTCAAGCATCTGCTGCTAACATGACAGCGCTTAAAGATGGGAAAGCAGAAATTGCATTCGTACAAACGGATATCGCTTATTATGCTACAGCTGGTGAGTTTATGTTTGAAGGCGATGCAATCGATTCTATTTCTGCAATCGGTGCGTTATATCCAGAAACGGTTCAATTAGTAACAATATCTAAAACCGGCATTACATCATATGACGATTTAAGAGGGAAAAAAGTATCTGTAGGTGCTCCTGGGTCAGGAACATTTGCAAATGCTGAGCAATTATTAGAAATTCATGGCATGACAATGGACGATATACAAGCACAAAACTTAGATTTCGGTGAGTCACAAGAAAGTATACAGTCTGGTCAAATTGATGCAGCATTCATCACATCTGGTACACCAACAGGAGCAGTAGAAAGCTTAAACGCTTTATCTGAAGTTGTTATCGTACCTGTAGAAGACGCAAAAGCAGATGAGTTACTTGAGAAATATCCATACTATGCTAAGGAAACAATTCCTGCAGGAACATATGGTATGACTGAAGAAGTGCCAACAGTTTCAGTTCTTGCTATGTTAGCTGTAAGCAACGAACTTCCTGAGGATCTTGTGTACGATATTACAAAAGCAATTTACGAAAATACAGATAAAATCATGCATCCAAAAGGTGAATTCATTAAAGCTGAAACAGCTTTAGATGGAATCGATATAGATGTTCACCCTGGTGCACAAAAGTATTTCGACGAAGCTGGCGTTGGTAAATAA
- a CDS encoding phosphatidylglycerophosphatase A family protein: MDNNQGRIHSQQVYEATKSALKRRGVTIKEVSEIVFEMQVPYNVGLTIEHCIESVESVLKKREMQHAILVGIELDELAEKKMLSDPLQQIIESDEGLFGVDEMIALGAAYTYGSIAVTTFGHLDKNKIGIIKKLDTKIGSSIHTFLDDLVASIAACASSRIAHRTRDLEENHETFADIEPDETAPESKVEGATT, encoded by the coding sequence ATGGATAACAATCAAGGAAGAATTCACTCTCAACAAGTATACGAAGCAACAAAATCAGCATTGAAACGACGCGGAGTTACCATAAAAGAGGTTTCAGAAATCGTTTTCGAAATGCAAGTTCCGTACAATGTTGGACTGACAATTGAACATTGCATAGAATCAGTTGAAAGTGTCTTGAAAAAGAGAGAAATGCAACATGCTATATTAGTAGGTATTGAACTTGATGAATTAGCGGAGAAGAAAATGTTATCAGATCCTCTTCAACAAATTATTGAATCAGATGAAGGGTTGTTCGGTGTAGATGAAATGATTGCATTGGGAGCCGCATATACATACGGCAGTATTGCAGTAACAACTTTTGGACATTTAGACAAAAATAAAATTGGTATTATTAAAAAGTTAGACACTAAAATAGGCAGTAGCATTCATACTTTTTTAGACGATCTAGTGGCAAGTATTGCTGCATGTGCTTCCTCTAGAATTGCACATCGTACACGTGATTTAGAAGAGAATCATGAGACTTTTGCTGATATTGAACCAGACGAAACAGCACCTGAGTCTAAAGTTGAGGGCGCAACTACCTAA
- a CDS encoding alpha/beta hydrolase, with product MSKGTIQDVTLFSDALQEDMQLLIYLPTNYSPLYKYTVLIASDGKDYFQLGRISRVTDELLENKEIENIIIVGIPYKSVEDRNKKYHPSGEQHDAYLRFLAHELVPYLDKEYPTYQIGMGRALIGDSLAATVSLLAAVKYPNIFGKVILHSPMVNTDVLSKVENIRTPHSLSVYHIIGTGEDKVKLSNGKIENFLKPNRDLNSLMQEKGFLVFYDEFIGDHTWKHWQPDIKRSIKMNFSL from the coding sequence ATGTCTAAAGGTACAATTCAAGACGTTACACTTTTTAGTGACGCCTTACAAGAAGATATGCAATTGCTGATTTATTTACCAACAAATTACTCACCACTTTATAAATATACCGTGTTAATTGCATCTGACGGGAAAGATTACTTCCAATTAGGACGGATTTCACGTGTTACAGACGAACTACTTGAAAACAAAGAAATTGAAAATATAATTATTGTTGGTATTCCCTATAAAAGTGTAGAAGATCGCAACAAGAAATACCATCCATCTGGAGAACAACATGATGCTTACTTACGTTTTCTTGCTCATGAGCTTGTTCCTTATTTAGATAAAGAATACCCAACCTATCAAATAGGCATGGGCAGAGCATTGATTGGTGATTCTTTGGCAGCTACAGTGTCTCTTCTTGCTGCAGTAAAATATCCGAATATATTTGGAAAAGTTATTTTACATTCTCCGATGGTGAATACAGATGTTTTATCTAAAGTCGAAAATATTCGAACACCTCATTCTCTCTCTGTTTATCACATTATTGGTACAGGTGAAGATAAAGTGAAATTATCAAATGGGAAAATTGAAAATTTCCTGAAACCAAATCGAGATTTGAATTCCTTGATGCAAGAAAAAGGGTTTTTGGTGTTCTATGACGAATTTATAGGAGACCATACTTGGAAGCATTGGCAGCCAGATATCAAAAGATCGATTAAAATGAATTTCAGTCTATGA
- a CDS encoding YjcG family protein — translation MKYGVVAFPSKKLQDLANSYRKRYDPHYSLITPHMTLKGVFEASDTEIEVLSNSIRNVVQRHKPFTLHATGVSSFAPTTNAIYFKVDKTEALINLHEDLHKESLGLKAEHTFVPHITIAQKMSSGEHDDIYAQLKMAGLNHDETIDRLHLLYQLEDGYWTVYETFRLTGAEN, via the coding sequence ATGAAATACGGAGTCGTTGCATTCCCATCTAAAAAACTACAAGATTTGGCAAATTCGTATCGAAAACGTTATGATCCACATTATTCACTCATTACCCCTCACATGACACTTAAAGGTGTCTTTGAAGCAAGTGACACTGAAATTGAAGTACTATCAAACAGTATCAGAAACGTGGTTCAACGTCATAAACCATTCACATTACACGCAACTGGTGTTAGTTCTTTTGCACCAACTACTAATGCAATTTATTTCAAAGTTGATAAGACTGAAGCATTAATTAATTTACATGAAGATTTACACAAAGAGAGTTTAGGACTCAAAGCAGAACATACATTTGTTCCGCACATTACAATTGCACAAAAAATGTCATCAGGTGAACATGATGATATATATGCTCAATTAAAAATGGCTGGTCTTAATCACGATGAAACAATTGATCGCTTGCATTTGCTATACCAACTTGAAGATGGTTATTGGACGGTTTATGAAACATTCCGTTTGACTGGAGCTGAAAACTAA
- a CDS encoding GNAT family N-acetyltransferase has product MITAKRVETEKEREDAFLIRQKVFVQEQDVPVDLELDEHDQSAIHFVAYDGEEPIGAGRIRVPEPGISKVERVCILSQYRGKHLGNLMMEKMEFYAKEAGLKTVKLNAQSYAIPFYEKLHYKITSPEFLDAGIPHRAMQKEL; this is encoded by the coding sequence TTGATTACAGCAAAACGAGTGGAAACAGAAAAAGAACGTGAAGATGCTTTTCTTATTCGTCAAAAAGTATTTGTTCAAGAACAAGATGTTCCTGTGGATTTAGAGTTAGATGAACATGATCAGTCCGCAATCCATTTTGTCGCATATGACGGTGAAGAGCCAATAGGTGCGGGACGTATTCGGGTACCTGAACCGGGTATTTCAAAAGTGGAGCGAGTGTGCATATTATCGCAATACCGAGGTAAGCATTTAGGTAATTTGATGATGGAGAAAATGGAATTTTATGCGAAAGAAGCTGGATTAAAAACAGTTAAACTAAACGCTCAAAGCTATGCCATTCCATTTTACGAAAAACTTCACTACAAAATTACTTCACCAGAATTTTTGGATGCGGGTATCCCTCATCGTGCCATGCAAAAAGAATTATAA
- a CDS encoding stage VI sporulation protein F, whose amino-acid sequence MNDSFFKKIEQKTGVSMDEVFALANAIQYADFSDEKQVQKIVRKVSKIAGKPITKDLEEKIVNSVVQKGNKLNLNEIASMMNQKNE is encoded by the coding sequence ATGAACGACTCATTTTTTAAGAAAATTGAGCAAAAAACTGGTGTGTCTATGGATGAAGTTTTCGCATTAGCAAATGCAATACAGTACGCAGATTTTTCAGATGAAAAACAAGTACAAAAAATTGTTCGCAAAGTATCTAAAATTGCTGGAAAACCAATAACAAAAGATTTAGAAGAAAAAATTGTGAATTCGGTGGTTCAAAAAGGAAATAAGCTAAACTTAAATGAAATAGCTTCAATGATGAATCAGAAAAATGAATAA
- a CDS encoding YjcZ family sporulation protein yields the protein MRFLRWLSTNTSNSCSYKGSTFVLIIVLFILFIIVSSYYVK from the coding sequence TTGCGGTTTTTACGATGGTTATCCACAAATACATCCAACTCATGCTCTTATAAAGGGTCAACATTTGTTCTTATTATTGTGCTATTTATCCTATTCATCATCGTAAGTAGCTATTATGTAAAATAG
- the spoVAE gene encoding stage V sporulation protein AE produces the protein MISSIIIAFVVGGLVCVVGQLLFDVAKLTPAHTLSLLVVIGSVLDGFGLYEPFIDFAGAGATVPITSFGNALTHGALQEAEKHGFIGVITGMFEVTSSGISAAIIFGVVGAILFKSKGKVS, from the coding sequence ATGATCTCTTCTATTATTATTGCTTTTGTAGTCGGTGGACTTGTTTGTGTAGTAGGACAACTTCTTTTCGATGTAGCGAAATTGACACCTGCGCATACACTAAGTTTATTGGTGGTTATTGGTTCTGTCCTTGATGGATTTGGTTTGTATGAGCCATTCATTGACTTCGCTGGAGCGGGCGCAACTGTCCCAATTACTTCTTTTGGTAATGCACTAACACATGGTGCTTTACAAGAGGCAGAAAAACATGGTTTTATTGGTGTAATAACTGGTATGTTTGAAGTGACAAGTTCAGGAATCAGTGCTGCCATTATTTTTGGTGTAGTTGGCGCAATTCTTTTTAAATCAAAAGGGAAAGTTTCCTGA
- a CDS encoding beta-ketoacyl-[acyl-carrier-protein] synthase family protein — protein MVKARTVQFVSKPSIVSTAVGVGPLEKQSPFLKNFDLIYEDERIGQETNEKGHAQLIEETCKLAIMKGGFEAPDIDLFLSGDLVNQMTPSSFAARTLATPFMGMFSACATSVSSLITASFFIETNHMERILFGAASQHNAVEKQFRYPIEYGAQKPPTGQWTVTGAGYGILSTHQSEKPYIHSATIGQVIDCECLDPLDMGSAMAPAAFDTIQQHLSQNKDTSYDFVMTGDLGKNGYAILQELIKSSGISTYPVDSYRDAGAEFYGNNDKFLSGGSGAGCSASVYLGPIYAELLSKKWKKILLVATGALLSPLSFQQGETIPCIAHAVEVTMD, from the coding sequence TTGGTAAAAGCGAGAACGGTCCAATTTGTTTCTAAGCCAAGTATCGTGTCAACAGCAGTAGGAGTAGGACCTCTAGAAAAACAAAGTCCATTTCTTAAAAATTTCGACCTTATTTATGAAGATGAGAGAATCGGACAGGAAACGAATGAAAAAGGACATGCACAATTAATTGAGGAAACATGTAAATTGGCAATTATGAAAGGTGGATTTGAGGCACCAGATATTGATTTGTTTTTGTCTGGAGATTTGGTTAATCAAATGACACCTTCTAGTTTTGCAGCTCGTACACTGGCTACTCCTTTTATGGGAATGTTTTCTGCATGTGCAACTAGCGTTTCTTCACTTATTACAGCTAGCTTTTTTATTGAAACAAATCATATGGAGCGAATATTATTTGGTGCCGCAAGTCAGCACAATGCTGTCGAGAAACAATTTCGCTATCCCATTGAATATGGGGCTCAAAAGCCGCCTACAGGTCAATGGACTGTCACTGGGGCAGGTTATGGTATTCTTTCTACACATCAAAGCGAAAAACCGTATATACATTCTGCTACGATTGGACAAGTAATTGATTGTGAGTGTTTAGACCCACTGGATATGGGAAGTGCAATGGCTCCGGCTGCTTTTGACACAATTCAACAACATTTATCTCAAAATAAAGATACATCCTACGATTTTGTTATGACCGGTGATCTAGGGAAAAATGGCTATGCCATTTTGCAAGAATTAATTAAATCAAGTGGTATTTCTACTTATCCTGTCGATAGTTATAGAGATGCAGGTGCTGAATTTTATGGCAACAATGATAAATTTTTATCAGGAGGAAGTGGAGCAGGTTGTTCGGCTTCCGTTTACCTTGGACCTATATACGCAGAGTTATTGTCAAAGAAATGGAAGAAAATTTTATTAGTAGCAACAGGTGCTTTACTATCCCCATTATCATTTCAACAGGGCGAAACCATTCCATGTATTGCCCATGCTGTTGAAGTGACGATGGATTGA
- the spoVAC gene encoding stage V sporulation protein AC gives MDVNSYQQTVDQMAPKRPIVKNCLKAFFVGGIICGIGQIITLTYIYFFSFTERTASNPTVATLIFMSMILTGLGIYKKIGQFGGAGSAVPVTGFGNAIISAAIEHRSEGFILGVGGNMFKLAGAVIVYGVFSAFVVALIKTSLVKMGVISW, from the coding sequence ATGGATGTTAATTCCTATCAACAAACGGTGGATCAAATGGCACCAAAACGACCAATTGTAAAGAATTGTTTGAAAGCTTTTTTTGTAGGAGGAATTATTTGTGGGATTGGACAAATCATTACTTTAACTTATATTTATTTTTTTTCTTTTACTGAACGTACAGCTAGTAATCCAACTGTAGCAACGTTGATTTTTATGTCAATGATATTAACAGGTTTAGGGATATATAAAAAAATTGGACAGTTTGGTGGAGCAGGCTCAGCAGTTCCAGTAACTGGATTTGGTAACGCAATTATTTCTGCTGCGATTGAACATAGGTCAGAAGGATTCATTCTTGGTGTAGGTGGAAACATGTTTAAACTTGCAGGCGCGGTTATTGTTTATGGTGTGTTTTCTGCATTTGTTGTCGCGCTTATTAAAACTAGTCTTGTTAAAATGGGGGTTATCTCTTGGTAA
- a CDS encoding YhcN/YlaJ family sporulation lipoprotein, which translates to MKKFRWVSCVLLLLTGCSNDSQVSTYHVEDDQQEIELIQTALKDNQNINDADVVFFDHQLVVAIQVKPLSKFKKVKITKSFEKEVKSLFPDHKVFVSSDLKISWELEKIIKEKPTMEDLKKDLDDIQALSKEVT; encoded by the coding sequence ATGAAAAAATTCAGGTGGGTAAGTTGTGTCTTACTATTACTAACAGGTTGTTCGAACGATTCGCAAGTATCCACTTATCACGTGGAAGATGATCAACAAGAAATTGAATTGATTCAAACAGCTCTTAAAGACAATCAAAATATAAACGATGCAGATGTCGTTTTTTTTGATCATCAACTTGTGGTTGCCATACAAGTAAAACCATTATCAAAATTCAAAAAAGTGAAAATTACAAAGTCTTTTGAAAAGGAAGTCAAATCACTATTTCCAGACCATAAAGTTTTTGTATCTAGTGATTTAAAAATTTCGTGGGAACTAGAGAAAATCATTAAAGAAAAACCAACTATGGAAGACTTGAAAAAAGATTTAGACGACATTCAAGCACTGTCAAAGGAGGTAACATAA
- a CDS encoding CotY/CotZ family spore coat protein, whose product MGCERKYESTTSSIEGITTGKGRCICDVVRAIKDIQDAVVDNDCPECPTNCFLEPLGGLVSPARQQADTRVFMLLTKDGTPFKAFFRDNDYHDCDCFSVFFRVEDIFDGCCATLRVLEPVDRHKKEVNLINDCGTKLNLKKICEVRNFRLSDSCITVDLNCFCGIECVADVFLGVCE is encoded by the coding sequence ATGGGATGTGAACGTAAATATGAATCAACAACATCATCCATTGAAGGTATTACAACAGGTAAAGGTAGATGTATCTGTGACGTAGTTCGTGCAATTAAAGACATTCAAGATGCTGTAGTGGACAACGACTGTCCGGAATGTCCAACTAATTGTTTCCTTGAACCACTAGGTGGATTAGTAAGTCCAGCACGTCAACAAGCGGATACTCGTGTATTCATGCTTTTGACAAAAGATGGTACGCCTTTCAAAGCTTTCTTCCGCGATAATGACTACCATGACTGTGATTGCTTCTCTGTATTCTTCCGTGTTGAAGACATATTCGATGGTTGCTGTGCAACTCTTCGTGTATTAGAGCCAGTAGATCGTCATAAAAAAGAAGTAAATCTAATTAATGATTGCGGTACTAAATTAAACTTGAAGAAAATCTGTGAAGTAAGAAATTTCCGACTTTCTGATAGCTGTATTACAGTTGATTTAAACTGCTTCTGCGGCATTGAATGTGTAGCTGATGTATTTCTTGGTGTATGTGAATAA
- the fabI gene encoding enoyl-ACP reductase FabI → MSLSLQGKTYVIMGVANKRSIAWGIAQSLDKAGANIIFTYAGERFEKSVRDLVATLEGKHELVLPCDVTNDEDVEKCFSTIGQQVGKVDGLAHCIAFAKTEELAGNFSDTSREGFLLAHNISAFSLTVVAKAVKPLMTEGGSIVTLTYIGGEKVVPNYNIMGVAKASLEMSVRYLAADLGQYNIRVNAISAGPIRTLSAKGISDFNSVLKEIEERAPLRRNTTPEEVGDTALFLFSQLSRGITGETIHCDSGFHIL, encoded by the coding sequence ATGTCTTTGTCATTACAAGGAAAAACATACGTCATCATGGGTGTAGCAAATAAAAGAAGTATCGCTTGGGGAATTGCACAATCACTAGATAAAGCGGGAGCAAATATTATTTTTACTTATGCTGGGGAACGATTTGAAAAGTCTGTTCGTGATTTAGTGGCAACATTAGAAGGGAAACATGAACTCGTACTTCCTTGTGATGTAACAAATGACGAAGATGTAGAGAAATGTTTCTCAACAATTGGGCAACAGGTAGGTAAAGTTGATGGCTTAGCTCACTGTATCGCATTTGCAAAAACAGAAGAATTAGCAGGGAATTTCTCAGATACGTCTCGTGAAGGATTTTTACTTGCACATAATATCAGCGCTTTCTCATTAACTGTCGTAGCGAAAGCTGTTAAACCATTGATGACTGAAGGTGGTAGCATCGTTACTTTAACGTATATAGGTGGAGAAAAAGTTGTACCTAACTACAACATCATGGGAGTGGCAAAAGCATCACTAGAAATGTCAGTACGCTACTTAGCAGCTGATTTAGGACAATATAACATACGTGTAAACGCAATTTCAGCAGGCCCGATACGCACTTTGTCTGCAAAAGGTATAAGCGATTTTAACAGCGTCTTAAAAGAAATTGAAGAGCGTGCACCACTTCGTCGCAACACTACGCCAGAAGAAGTTGGCGATACTGCATTATTTTTATTTAGTCAATTATCTCGTGGAATCACAGGCGAAACGATTCATTGTGACAGTGGTTTTCACATATTGTAA
- the mgtE gene encoding magnesium transporter codes for MIDDRKNNEEHNLDAEQLLTFLNEHQVDSFREEFLSLHPYDQAQFFEKVGPDSRQIIYQYLSPKEMSEIFQSIELDDDEYEPFLKEMDNTYAADMLSEMYADNAVDVLNELGKDQVASYLTIMDDESAQEIKDLLHYEEYTAGSIMTTEYVAIPENSTARSAMMILRNAAPEAEIIYYLFVVNDDHQLTGVVSLRDLIIADEDTLISSIKNDRVVSVSVSEDQEEVARMIKDYDFLAVPVVDFQNHLLGIITVDDILDVLEEEANDDYSKLAAVSEMDTFDKGPLTAAKKRLPWLIILLFLGMFTASLMGIFEGVLDQVAILAVFIPLIAGMAGNSGTQALAVAVRGIATGDIEEQSKMKLLMREAGTGLITGIVCAVFSVGIVYFLQQDLLLGLLVGAAIFGSIFVATMSGSFIPLLFHRMNIDPAVASGPFITTLNDIISILIYLGLATIFLSQL; via the coding sequence ATGATTGACGATCGTAAAAATAACGAAGAACATAACTTAGATGCCGAACAATTGTTAACATTTTTAAATGAACACCAAGTTGATTCATTTAGAGAAGAGTTTTTATCATTACATCCGTATGACCAGGCACAATTTTTTGAAAAGGTGGGTCCTGACAGCAGGCAAATTATCTATCAGTATCTCTCTCCAAAAGAAATGTCCGAGATTTTCCAGTCAATTGAACTCGATGATGATGAATATGAACCCTTCTTAAAAGAAATGGATAATACGTATGCAGCAGATATGTTATCTGAAATGTATGCGGATAATGCTGTAGACGTTTTAAATGAGTTAGGTAAAGATCAAGTTGCCAGCTATTTAACTATAATGGATGATGAATCAGCTCAAGAAATTAAAGATTTACTCCACTATGAAGAGTACACGGCTGGTTCAATTATGACGACCGAGTATGTGGCAATTCCAGAAAATTCGACCGCTCGATCTGCGATGATGATCTTACGTAATGCTGCACCTGAAGCAGAAATAATATACTATCTTTTCGTCGTAAATGATGATCATCAATTAACTGGTGTAGTGTCATTACGTGATTTGATTATTGCGGATGAGGATACGTTAATTAGTTCGATTAAAAATGATCGAGTGGTTAGTGTATCGGTAAGTGAAGATCAAGAAGAAGTAGCAAGAATGATTAAAGATTATGATTTCTTAGCAGTTCCAGTTGTCGATTTCCAAAATCATTTACTCGGAATTATCACAGTAGATGATATTTTAGATGTTCTTGAAGAAGAAGCGAATGACGATTACTCGAAATTAGCTGCCGTTTCAGAAATGGACACGTTTGATAAAGGACCTTTAACTGCGGCAAAGAAAAGACTGCCATGGCTAATTATTTTATTATTTTTAGGAATGTTTACGGCAAGTTTGATGGGAATATTTGAAGGAGTCTTAGATCAAGTAGCAATTTTAGCTGTTTTTATTCCATTAATTGCAGGAATGGCTGGAAATAGTGGTACGCAAGCTTTAGCTGTTGCAGTCCGTGGTATCGCAACGGGCGATATCGAGGAACAAAGTAAAATGAAATTGTTAATGCGCGAAGCAGGAACAGGTCTTATAACAGGAATAGTTTGTGCGGTTTTCAGTGTAGGAATAGTCTATTTCTTACAACAAGACCTATTACTTGGTCTTCTAGTCGGGGCAGCAATATTCGGCTCCATTTTTGTCGCGACCATGTCAGGATCATTTATTCCACTTCTCTTTCACCGGATGAATATTGACCCAGCGGTAGCTTCAGGTCCATTTATTACAACACTAAATGACATTATTAGTATTTTAATATATTTAGGTTTAGCAACTATATTTCTTTCTCAACTTTAA
- the prpE gene encoding bis(5'-nucleosyl)-tetraphosphatase PrpE produces the protein MSYDIIGDIHGCYDELTGLLTKLGYQRNSGIFIHPQGRKLAFVGDATDRGPQSLAVLNLLFAMQDAKQLFYSPGNHCNKLYRFFKGHQVHITHGLETTVNEFNLLPKDKREQFRKRYINFYEALPFYQQLDNGQLIIAHAGIREDMIGRPLQKNIIVFVLYGDISGQSLSDGRPLRKDWAKQYKGSSLVVYGHTPTKEARFKNHTVNIDTGCVFGGKLTALRYPQLEIVSVPSLQPYVKEKFHDFGD, from the coding sequence ATGTCGTATGACATCATTGGAGATATACATGGTTGTTATGATGAACTAACTGGATTACTAACTAAACTAGGCTACCAAAGGAATTCTGGTATATTTATTCATCCGCAGGGACGTAAGTTGGCATTTGTTGGAGATGCAACTGATAGGGGGCCACAATCACTAGCTGTCTTAAATTTATTGTTTGCTATGCAGGATGCCAAGCAATTATTTTATTCCCCGGGAAATCACTGCAACAAACTTTACAGATTTTTTAAAGGTCACCAAGTACACATTACTCATGGTTTAGAAACGACTGTAAACGAATTTAATTTATTGCCTAAAGATAAACGGGAACAGTTTAGAAAAAGATACATCAATTTTTATGAAGCACTCCCATTTTATCAGCAACTCGACAACGGTCAGCTTATTATTGCTCATGCTGGAATTCGAGAAGATATGATAGGTAGACCACTTCAAAAAAACATCATCGTTTTTGTCTTGTATGGCGATATTTCTGGCCAAAGTCTATCGGATGGCAGACCACTTCGCAAAGATTGGGCTAAACAATATAAAGGATCTTCTTTAGTCGTATATGGTCACACACCAACAAAAGAAGCACGCTTTAAAAACCATACCGTTAATATCGACACGGGTTGTGTATTTGGCGGGAAATTAACTGCACTTCGTTACCCTCAACTAGAGATAGTATCTGTGCCTTCTTTGCAACCTTATGTGAAAGAAAAGTTTCATGATTTTGGCGATTAA